The following coding sequences are from one Macaca mulatta isolate MMU2019108-1 chromosome 7, T2T-MMU8v2.0, whole genome shotgun sequence window:
- the TPPP2 gene encoding tubulin polymerization-promoting protein family member 2 isoform X2, translating into MASEAEKTFNRFAAFGESSSSGTEMNNKNFSKLCKDCGIMDGKTVTSTDVDIVFSKVKAKNARTITFQQFKEAVKELGQKRFKGKSPDEVLESIYGLMEGKDPATTGATKATTVGAVDRLTDTSKYTGTHKERFDESGKGKGIAGREVMNDNTGYVSGYKGAGTYDKKTK; encoded by the exons ATGGCATCAGAGGCAGAGAAAACATTCAATCGGTTTGCTGCCTTTGGAGAATCATCAAGCAGTGGCACTGAAATGAACAACAAGAACTTCTCCAAGCTATGCAAAGACTGTGGCATCATGGATGGCAAGACGGTCACCTCCACAGATGTGGACATCGTGTTCAGCAAAGTCAA GGCCAAGAACGCCCGAACCATCACGTTTCAACAGTTCAAAGAGGCAGTGAAGGAACTGGGCCAGAAGCGCTTCAAAGGGAAGAGTCCAGATGAAGTCCTGGAGAGCATTTATGGACTCATGGAGGGCAAGGACCCAGCCACCACTGGCGCAACT AAAGCAACAACAGTGGGTGCAGTGGACCGTTTGACAGACACCAGCAAGTACACCGGCACCCACAAGGAGCGCTTTGATGAGAGTGGCAAGGGCAAGGGCATTGCCGGACGGGAAGTGATGAATGACAACACAGGCTATGTGAGTGGTTACAAGGGTGCTGGCACCTATGATAAGAAGACCAAGTAA
- the RNASE13 gene encoding putative inactive ribonuclease-like protein 13 has protein sequence MWQTVIPGPLLPPTTLTLPAGGMAPAVTRLLFLQLVLGPTLVMDIKTQIGKKKFYALNVDYPRVIFPKSFKGYCNGLMSYMRGKVQNSDCPKIHYVIHAPWKVIKRFCKYSDNFCDNYNEYCTLTEDSFPITVCSLNYQQPPTSCYYDSTLTNQKLYLLCSRKYEADPIGIIGLYSGV, from the coding sequence ATGTGGCAGACAGTCATTCCAGGCCCACTGCTGCCCCCAACCACCTTAACTCTACCAGCAGGAGGAATGGCACCAGCTGTGACCCGGCTCCTTTTCCTTCAGCTTGTTCTAGGGCCAACTCTGGTCATGGACAtcaagacacagattggcaaaaaGAAATTCTATGCTTTAAACGTTGACTATCCCAGGGTTATCTTCCCAAAGAGTTTCAAGGGCTATTGTAATGGTCTGATGTCCTATATGCGGGGCAAGGTGCAAAATTCGGATTGCCCAAAGATCCATTATGTGATACATGCCCCTTGGAAGGTCATCAAGAGGTTCTGCAAGTATAGTGACAACTTCTGTGATAATTACAATGAATACTGCACGCTCACTGAGGATTCCTTCCCCATCACGGTCTGCTCCCTGAACTACCAACAGCCACCCACCAGTTGCTACTATGATAGCACCCTGACCAACCAGAAGCTCTACCTACTCTGCTCCCGCAAGTATGAAGCTGATCCAATAGGTATCATCGGTCTCTATTCGGGAGTTTAA